One segment of Actinomycetota bacterium DNA contains the following:
- a CDS encoding UvrD-helicase domain-containing protein has product MSPTATTTIHHFDPAGRLPTGTVVLEASAGTGKTHTMAGLVARYVAEEYRLPELLVVTFTRAATAELRDRVRRRLVSVADHLEHVLAGSDPDRTDDRVAALLGAGGRAQVAERRRRLLVALGEFDAATIATIHGFCQHVLHGVGLAADVDRDATLVDDQGDLVEAVVDDVMVRRFHRTVGEPPVSRRDLSAIAAAVVANCDATIVPERPADRTAALRVELARAVRTEVVDRKRAAGQLSYDDLLARLAQTLGDPHRGPAARRRLRAQYRIALVDEFQDTDPVQWDILSSAFGGASDGCGLILIGDPKQAIYRFRGADVHSYLTAATRAPTRSTLDVNWRSDGGLLHAYNLLFRGAALGHPGIAYRAVKATDGLRSPRLVGSPSDAPLRIRFVARHPGLRTTRWGAVQAAAARRHIAADLAADVVGLLASGAQVISRGADGRERSRASIRPADIAVLVPRNVEAALVQRSLRAVGVPAVINGVGSVFATPAATDWLRLLEALERPASPTRTRAAALTAFVGWNGQDVAATVDQPDRLVDVHLWLHRWAAILRHHSVASLLQTLTVHQRLPERLLAREAGERLLTDIHHIGELLHAAATAEELGVTALTNWLRARIAEAGDDLDAEERARRLESDAEAVQVVTIHRSKGQEFPVVYCPFLWSSRPVDTNVPVFHDPDTGPGRIVDVGGDSAPDFDHHQRLAEREQKGEDLRMLYVALTRARHQAVVWWAPAARGQDSAVARVLFCRSRDGRVLSQGRASLPSDADAQRRLEELAARAGGTIAIEATPPDPPTEAWTAAPATGRALAAATFDRSLDRTWQRTSYTALIAARDDTLVTSEPDEHVVDDEPSLTTAAAAVAGGVREDRRLRSVVSPLVGLPGGADIGTFVHAVLEHTDFAADDLDRELAAQVAVQLTRRSVDVGDQAALVAGLRRVIETPLGALVGDVRLRDVTRADRLDEVAFELPLVAATSPSADLAVAAIGELLATWLADDGPLAEYPAQLDDPAFRRNVRGYLTGSIDLVLRVRGPGGTPRFVVVDHKTNRLGDGDGRLTAWHYRPAALADAMARGHYPLQALLYSVALHRYLRWRLDGYRPDSHLGGVLYLFVRGMTGADVPRVGGQPCGVFPWRPPASLIEAVSDLLDRGKTA; this is encoded by the coding sequence ATGAGCCCCACGGCGACCACCACGATCCACCACTTCGACCCCGCGGGGCGGCTTCCGACCGGCACGGTGGTGCTGGAGGCCAGCGCCGGGACCGGGAAGACCCACACGATGGCGGGTCTCGTGGCGCGGTACGTGGCCGAGGAGTACCGGCTGCCCGAGCTGCTGGTGGTGACGTTCACGCGGGCGGCCACCGCTGAGCTCCGCGACCGCGTCCGTCGACGCCTGGTCAGCGTCGCTGACCACCTCGAGCACGTCCTGGCAGGATCCGATCCAGACCGCACCGACGACCGGGTCGCCGCGCTACTGGGTGCCGGCGGCCGCGCGCAGGTCGCCGAACGGCGCCGGCGGCTGCTCGTCGCGCTCGGCGAGTTCGACGCGGCGACGATCGCGACCATCCACGGCTTCTGCCAGCACGTCCTTCACGGCGTCGGGCTCGCCGCAGACGTCGACCGCGACGCCACGCTGGTCGACGACCAGGGTGACCTGGTCGAGGCCGTGGTCGACGACGTGATGGTGAGACGCTTCCACCGCACCGTCGGGGAGCCGCCCGTCTCGCGCCGCGATCTGTCGGCGATCGCTGCGGCGGTGGTCGCCAACTGCGACGCCACGATCGTCCCCGAGCGGCCTGCCGACCGCACGGCCGCGCTCCGCGTCGAGCTCGCCCGGGCGGTCCGCACCGAGGTCGTCGACCGCAAGCGGGCTGCCGGTCAACTGTCGTACGACGACCTGCTGGCGCGGCTGGCCCAGACCCTGGGCGACCCTCATCGCGGACCCGCCGCGCGACGCCGGCTGCGTGCCCAGTACCGCATCGCCCTGGTCGACGAGTTCCAGGACACCGACCCGGTGCAGTGGGACATCCTGTCGTCGGCCTTCGGTGGGGCGAGCGACGGGTGCGGCCTGATCCTGATCGGCGACCCCAAGCAGGCGATCTACCGCTTCCGTGGCGCGGACGTCCACTCCTACCTGACCGCGGCGACGCGGGCCCCCACCCGGTCCACCCTTGACGTCAACTGGCGATCCGATGGCGGCCTGCTCCACGCCTACAACCTGCTGTTCCGCGGCGCCGCGCTGGGCCATCCCGGCATCGCCTACCGCGCCGTCAAGGCCACCGACGGTCTCCGCTCCCCGCGCCTGGTCGGCAGCCCCTCCGACGCGCCTCTCCGGATCCGGTTCGTCGCCCGCCACCCGGGCCTGCGCACCACCCGGTGGGGGGCCGTCCAGGCGGCTGCCGCACGCAGGCACATCGCCGCCGATCTGGCCGCCGACGTCGTCGGCCTGCTCGCGTCCGGGGCGCAGGTGATCAGCCGCGGCGCCGACGGTCGCGAACGCAGCCGTGCCAGCATCCGCCCCGCCGACATCGCGGTCCTGGTGCCCCGCAACGTCGAGGCGGCGTTGGTGCAACGCAGCCTGCGTGCCGTCGGTGTCCCGGCGGTGATCAACGGTGTCGGGAGCGTGTTCGCCACCCCAGCCGCCACCGACTGGCTCCGGCTCCTCGAGGCGCTGGAGCGGCCGGCCTCGCCCACCCGCACCCGCGCGGCGGCGCTGACGGCGTTCGTGGGCTGGAACGGCCAGGACGTGGCCGCCACGGTCGACCAACCCGACCGGCTCGTGGACGTCCACCTGTGGCTGCACCGGTGGGCCGCGATCCTCCGCCACCACAGCGTGGCGTCGCTGCTGCAGACGCTGACCGTCCACCAGCGCCTACCGGAGCGTCTCCTGGCCCGCGAAGCCGGCGAGCGCCTGCTCACCGACATCCACCACATCGGCGAGCTGTTGCACGCGGCGGCGACCGCCGAGGAGCTCGGCGTCACCGCCCTGACCAACTGGCTGCGCGCGCGCATCGCCGAGGCCGGCGACGACCTCGACGCCGAGGAGCGGGCCCGCCGCCTGGAGTCCGACGCCGAAGCGGTCCAGGTCGTGACCATCCACCGCAGCAAGGGCCAGGAGTTCCCGGTGGTCTACTGCCCCTTCCTGTGGTCGTCGCGGCCCGTCGACACCAACGTCCCGGTGTTCCACGACCCGGACACCGGACCGGGCCGGATCGTCGACGTCGGCGGGGACAGCGCCCCGGACTTCGATCACCACCAGCGCCTCGCGGAACGCGAGCAGAAGGGCGAGGACCTGCGGATGCTGTACGTGGCCCTGACCCGGGCACGTCACCAGGCCGTGGTGTGGTGGGCCCCGGCCGCACGCGGCCAGGACTCAGCGGTGGCACGGGTGCTGTTCTGCCGCTCCCGCGACGGGCGCGTGCTCAGCCAGGGCCGGGCATCCCTGCCGAGCGACGCGGATGCGCAACGGCGACTGGAGGAGCTGGCCGCACGCGCCGGTGGCACGATCGCGATCGAAGCCACCCCACCCGACCCGCCGACGGAGGCCTGGACGGCCGCACCCGCGACGGGCCGGGCGCTGGCCGCGGCCACGTTCGACCGCAGCCTGGATCGCACGTGGCAGCGGACCTCGTATACGGCCCTCATCGCCGCGCGCGACGACACGCTGGTGACCAGCGAACCCGACGAGCACGTCGTCGATGACGAACCGTCGCTGACCACGGCAGCTGCCGCGGTCGCGGGCGGAGTCCGCGAGGACCGCCGGCTACGTTCGGTCGTGTCACCGCTCGTCGGCCTGCCGGGCGGGGCGGATATCGGCACGTTCGTCCACGCCGTCCTGGAACACACCGACTTCGCGGCCGACGACCTCGACCGTGAGCTCGCCGCGCAGGTGGCGGTGCAGCTCACGCGACGCTCGGTCGACGTCGGCGACCAGGCGGCACTGGTCGCCGGGCTGCGGCGGGTGATCGAGACCCCGCTCGGCGCGCTGGTCGGCGACGTTCGCCTCCGCGACGTGACCCGCGCCGACCGCCTCGACGAGGTCGCCTTCGAGCTCCCGCTGGTCGCAGCGACCTCCCCCAGCGCCGACCTGGCGGTTGCCGCGATCGGGGAGCTGCTGGCCACCTGGCTCGCAGACGATGGTCCGCTGGCCGAGTACCCGGCTCAGCTGGACGATCCCGCCTTCCGCCGCAACGTCCGCGGGTACCTGACCGGCTCGATCGATCTGGTTCTCCGCGTGCGCGGTCCCGGCGGCACACCGCGGTTCGTGGTCGTGGACCACAAGACCAACCGCCTCGGTGACGGCGACGGACGGCTCACCGCCTGGCATTACCGACCGGCCGCGCTGGCCGACGCGATGGCGCGCGGCCACTACCCGTTGCAGGCGCTGCTCTACAGCGTCGCGCTGCACCGCTACCTGCGCTGGCGTCTGGACGGGTACCGGCCCGACAGCCACCTGGGCGGGGTGCTGTACCTGTTCGTGCGCGGGATGACCGGAGCGGACGTCCCCCGGGTCGGCGGCCAACCTTGCGGGGTGTTCCCCTGGCGGCCGCCTGCGTCGCTGATCGAGGCGGTCAGCGACCTGCTCGACCGCGGGAAGACCGCGTGA
- a CDS encoding branched-chain amino acid ABC transporter substrate-binding protein, which translates to MRDRKASGWLGLALAMMLLAVACGGGGGEVQTTPTTPTDQGAGLGTITIRAGEPVKIAVLQAISGDNANLGEDQVRASKIAIDRREGRLLGHAIELQVEDEACSSEGGQTGAQKIVSDPQIIGTIGTSCSTAAVPASQVISQAGGVLISGSNTSPSLTARGYLEEGTLEQAENFSEGYYRTAHNDEFQGHGAAQFAYEELDARTAATVHDGDPYTEGLATEFGRFFQEFGGEVVLATAVNKGDTDMRPVLTEVVAEKPDIFFFPIFQPEADFIVQQATEYPELDDVTFMGADALLSDTFVTIPESEGMYFSGPARSESGQYDDFVEMYERDFGEKPIQSFHAHAYDATNLLLDKIAEVAEQDGDTLTIDKQALRDALYATRDYDGLTGRITCNVFGDCAAPRIGVYHNTDPSVGIFGTISNVVFTSSPEVEATVPERR; encoded by the coding sequence ATGCGGGACCGGAAGGCGTCGGGCTGGTTGGGGCTCGCCTTGGCGATGATGCTGTTGGCGGTCGCGTGCGGTGGCGGGGGCGGCGAGGTCCAGACCACACCGACCACCCCCACGGACCAGGGGGCCGGCCTGGGGACGATCACGATCCGAGCCGGCGAGCCGGTCAAGATCGCGGTGCTCCAGGCGATCTCGGGTGACAACGCCAACCTCGGTGAGGACCAGGTCCGTGCCTCCAAGATCGCGATCGATCGTCGGGAGGGCCGGCTGCTGGGCCACGCGATCGAGCTCCAGGTCGAGGACGAGGCCTGCTCGAGCGAAGGCGGCCAGACCGGCGCCCAGAAGATCGTATCGGATCCCCAGATCATCGGGACGATCGGGACGAGCTGCTCGACCGCGGCGGTTCCCGCCTCACAGGTGATCTCCCAAGCGGGTGGCGTGCTGATCTCCGGCTCGAACACCTCTCCGTCGCTGACCGCGAGGGGCTACCTGGAGGAGGGAACGCTCGAGCAGGCGGAGAACTTCTCGGAGGGGTACTACCGCACCGCCCACAACGACGAGTTCCAGGGCCACGGGGCGGCGCAGTTCGCCTACGAGGAGCTTGACGCCAGGACGGCGGCGACCGTCCACGACGGCGACCCCTACACCGAGGGGCTGGCGACCGAGTTCGGCCGGTTCTTCCAGGAGTTCGGCGGTGAGGTGGTGCTGGCGACCGCGGTCAACAAGGGCGACACGGACATGCGACCGGTGCTCACCGAGGTCGTCGCCGAGAAGCCCGACATCTTCTTCTTCCCGATCTTCCAGCCGGAAGCGGACTTCATCGTCCAGCAGGCGACGGAGTACCCGGAACTCGATGACGTGACGTTCATGGGCGCGGACGCGTTGCTGTCCGACACGTTCGTCACCATTCCGGAGAGCGAAGGGATGTACTTCTCGGGGCCGGCCCGGAGCGAGTCCGGCCAGTACGACGACTTCGTCGAGATGTACGAGAGGGACTTCGGCGAGAAACCGATCCAGTCCTTCCACGCCCACGCCTACGACGCCACCAACCTCCTGCTCGACAAGATCGCGGAGGTCGCCGAGCAGGACGGCGACACCCTGACGATCGACAAGCAGGCGCTCCGCGACGCCCTGTACGCCACCAGGGACTACGACGGCCTCACCGGGCGGATCACGTGCAACGTCTTCGGTGACTGCGCCGCGCCGCGCATCGGCGTGTACCACAACACCGACCCGTCGGTGGGCATCTTCGGGACGATCAGCAACGTCGTGTTCACGTCCTCGCCGGAGGTGGAGGCCACCGTCCCCGAGCGGCGGTAG
- the recC gene encoding exodeoxyribonuclease V subunit gamma, translated as MLHIHRAERADRLVDALAGVIATSLPDPMTPEVVAVPSRGIERWLAQELSTRLGTTVGRRDGVCANVAFPFPSRVMGQALAAAADLRPDEDPWFPDRLVWPLLETVDAHLHEAWLTPIRAHLRAATGDDATPTPARRYAAVRHVADLYDRYGVHRPEMVRAWAAGRDVDGSNAALDAAARWQPRLWRCVRERLGVPSPAERLHDAVDQLRDGLDVPGFPPRLALFGLTALPASYAALLAALAATRDVHLLLLHPSPVLWSRVAADVAEAPRRRRRVDDLTRDLPSNPLLASWGRDARELQLVVTGAAGAHTDDHHAVDDRPASLLARIQADVRADRLPPGAPATGRDDLRPVLDPRDRSIQVHACHGRTRQVEVLRDAILHLLAQDPTLEPRDVIVTCPDIEIFAPIVHAVFGARAVTDSGPAGDLPDLRVRLADRSIRQTNPVMRVVAELLELAQGRLTASQVLDLASREPVRRRFGFDDDDLQQLETWVADARIRWGLDGDHRARFGLHDVAANTWRAGIDRLLLGVTMADEDQHLVGGTVPLDDVEASQVDLAGRFAELIDRLAATRDALAGPHTVAGWRAAIAEASALLTVTAERERWQTVQVHRLLDEVVSEATHHGATSPVPLTLHEIRTLLAGRLRGRPTRANHRTGDLTVCTLVPMRSVPHRVMCLLGMDDGAFPRRTAPDGDDLVARDPHVGDRDPRTEDRQLLLDALLAATDTLVVTYTGRDERSNQEQPPAVPIGELLDVIDRTVRAGAPRVGGDEEPARDQVVIDHPLQPFDARNFHSGQLLADGPWGFDRNALAGARVRAAGQTHDAPFLPTPLAEVDAEDVIDLGEIVDFLQHPVKAFLRRRLGVTLPGQNEAVSDAIPVELAGLERHAVGEGLLTARLAGASVERWVRVERARGTLPPGGLADPLLDEITTTVDALVACASDHADLGAPRESIEVALDLPAGRTVTGTVPDVAGEVILVVQYSRVAPKHRLAAWARLVAATAAQPDRALRAVTVGRCRTPRKRAEVTVACLGPLGATAAERQRTARAQLIRLVDLYLRSRREPLPIYCDTSAVYAEAVDGDHDPAAAAHDAWTTEWTHAREDRDPHHVLVLGGVVGFDHVLGAVARDDETGDGWAADETSRFGRYARRLWEPLIAFEECHDR; from the coding sequence GTGCTGCACATCCACCGCGCCGAACGGGCGGACCGGCTGGTCGACGCTCTGGCCGGGGTGATCGCCACGTCCTTGCCGGACCCGATGACGCCCGAGGTCGTGGCGGTCCCGTCCCGCGGGATCGAACGGTGGCTGGCCCAGGAGCTGTCGACCCGGCTGGGGACCACGGTCGGGCGGCGCGACGGTGTCTGCGCCAACGTCGCGTTCCCGTTCCCGAGCCGTGTCATGGGCCAGGCCCTGGCCGCCGCCGCCGACCTGCGCCCCGACGAGGACCCGTGGTTTCCCGACCGGCTGGTGTGGCCGCTGCTCGAGACGGTCGACGCCCACCTGCACGAGGCCTGGCTCACCCCGATCCGCGCCCACCTGCGCGCGGCGACCGGGGACGACGCCACGCCGACACCGGCGCGCCGGTACGCGGCGGTCCGACACGTCGCCGACCTCTACGACCGCTACGGCGTGCACCGTCCCGAGATGGTCCGCGCCTGGGCGGCCGGACGCGACGTGGACGGCTCCAACGCAGCGCTCGACGCAGCCGCCCGCTGGCAGCCGCGGCTGTGGCGCTGCGTCCGTGAACGCCTCGGTGTGCCCAGCCCCGCGGAGCGGCTCCACGACGCCGTCGACCAGCTCCGCGACGGCCTGGACGTCCCCGGCTTCCCGCCGCGGCTCGCGCTGTTCGGGCTCACCGCCCTCCCGGCGAGCTACGCCGCCCTCCTGGCTGCCCTGGCCGCGACCCGCGACGTCCACCTGTTGCTCCTGCACCCCTCCCCGGTCCTGTGGAGCCGGGTCGCGGCCGACGTCGCGGAGGCCCCACGGCGACGCCGCCGTGTCGACGACCTCACCCGCGACTTGCCCAGCAACCCGTTGCTGGCGTCCTGGGGGCGCGACGCCCGTGAGCTGCAGCTGGTCGTCACCGGGGCGGCTGGCGCGCACACCGACGACCACCACGCCGTCGACGATCGGCCTGCCAGCCTCCTGGCGCGCATCCAGGCCGACGTCCGTGCCGACCGGCTCCCGCCCGGAGCGCCGGCCACCGGCCGAGACGACCTCCGTCCGGTCCTCGACCCCCGTGACCGTTCCATCCAGGTGCACGCCTGCCACGGCCGCACCCGCCAGGTCGAGGTGCTGCGCGACGCGATCCTCCACCTGCTGGCCCAGGACCCGACGCTGGAACCGCGCGACGTCATCGTCACGTGCCCCGACATCGAGATCTTCGCTCCGATCGTGCACGCGGTGTTCGGGGCGCGGGCCGTGACCGACAGCGGCCCCGCCGGCGACCTGCCCGACCTCAGGGTGCGTCTGGCCGACCGCTCGATCCGCCAGACCAACCCGGTGATGCGCGTCGTCGCCGAGCTGCTGGAGCTGGCCCAAGGGCGGCTGACGGCCTCGCAGGTGCTCGACCTGGCGTCCCGCGAGCCGGTCCGTCGCCGCTTCGGCTTCGATGACGATGACCTGCAGCAGCTCGAGACCTGGGTCGCCGACGCCCGCATCCGTTGGGGGCTCGATGGCGACCACCGGGCCAGGTTCGGCCTGCACGACGTCGCGGCGAACACGTGGCGGGCCGGCATCGACCGCCTCCTGCTGGGTGTCACCATGGCCGACGAGGACCAGCACCTGGTCGGCGGAACCGTCCCGCTCGACGACGTCGAGGCATCCCAGGTCGACCTCGCCGGCCGTTTCGCCGAGCTCATCGACCGGCTCGCGGCGACCCGTGACGCACTCGCCGGCCCCCACACCGTGGCCGGGTGGCGGGCCGCCATCGCGGAGGCGTCCGCGCTGCTCACCGTCACCGCCGAACGCGAACGGTGGCAGACCGTGCAGGTGCACCGTCTCCTCGACGAGGTCGTCTCCGAAGCCACCCACCACGGGGCCACCAGCCCGGTTCCGCTGACGTTGCACGAGATCCGCACGCTCCTGGCGGGTCGTCTCCGCGGGCGCCCCACCCGCGCCAACCACCGCACCGGTGACCTCACCGTGTGCACGCTCGTGCCGATGCGGTCGGTCCCTCACCGGGTGATGTGCCTGCTGGGTATGGACGACGGGGCGTTCCCGCGCCGGACCGCGCCCGACGGTGACGACCTGGTCGCACGCGACCCGCACGTCGGCGACCGCGACCCACGCACCGAGGACCGCCAGCTGCTCCTGGATGCGCTCCTGGCCGCGACCGACACGCTGGTCGTGACCTACACCGGCCGGGACGAACGCAGCAACCAGGAGCAGCCTCCGGCCGTCCCGATCGGGGAGCTGCTCGACGTGATCGACCGGACCGTCCGCGCCGGCGCGCCCCGCGTCGGAGGCGACGAGGAACCGGCCCGCGACCAGGTCGTGATCGACCACCCGCTACAGCCCTTCGACGCCCGCAACTTCCACTCCGGCCAGCTCCTGGCCGATGGGCCGTGGGGCTTCGACCGCAACGCCCTGGCCGGGGCCCGCGTCCGCGCGGCCGGCCAGACCCACGACGCCCCGTTCCTGCCCACACCGCTGGCTGAGGTCGACGCCGAGGACGTCATCGACCTCGGCGAGATCGTGGACTTCCTGCAGCACCCGGTGAAGGCGTTCCTGCGTCGGCGTCTGGGGGTGACCCTCCCCGGACAGAACGAGGCCGTCTCCGACGCCATCCCGGTGGAGCTGGCCGGTCTCGAGCGGCACGCGGTCGGTGAGGGGCTGCTGACCGCACGCCTGGCAGGAGCGAGCGTCGAGCGGTGGGTGCGGGTCGAGCGCGCACGCGGCACCCTCCCGCCCGGGGGACTCGCCGACCCCCTCCTGGACGAGATCACCACCACCGTCGACGCGCTGGTCGCCTGCGCCAGCGACCACGCCGACCTCGGCGCCCCGCGCGAGAGCATCGAGGTCGCGCTCGACCTGCCCGCCGGACGGACCGTGACCGGAACGGTTCCCGACGTCGCCGGCGAGGTGATCCTGGTGGTGCAGTACTCACGGGTCGCGCCCAAGCACCGGCTGGCCGCCTGGGCACGGCTGGTCGCCGCCACGGCGGCGCAACCCGACCGGGCCCTGCGCGCCGTCACGGTGGGGCGCTGCCGCACCCCACGCAAGCGGGCCGAGGTGACCGTGGCGTGCCTGGGACCGCTGGGCGCCACCGCCGCCGAGCGACAACGCACGGCCCGTGCCCAGCTGATCCGCCTCGTGGACCTCTACCTGCGGAGCCGACGCGAACCACTCCCCATCTACTGCGACACCTCCGCGGTGTACGCCGAGGCCGTCGACGGTGACCATGACCCGGCCGCCGCCGCACACGACGCGTGGACGACCGAGTGGACCCACGCGCGCGAGGACCGCGACCCCCACCACGTCCTCGTCCTCGGCGGCGTCGTCGGGTTCGACCATGTGCTCGGTGCGGTGGCGCGCGACGACGAGACCGGCGACGGCTGGGCCGCCGACGAGACGTCACGCTTCGGCCGCTACGCCCGACGGTTGTGGGAGCCGCTCATCGCCTTCGAGGAGTGCCACGACCGATGA
- a CDS encoding NADP-dependent oxidoreductase: MAELMRAVVAQQTGDADVLAVDEVDKPTPGPGEVLIRNHAAGINPVDWKTRRGGGVAGQVGEPPWILGWDVAGVVEAVGPDVAQFATGDAVFGMVRFPELGRAYAEHVAAPAEHLASKPASISAVEAAALPLVALTAWQALFDHAGLQPGATVLIHAAAGGVGHVAVQLAKWKDARVIGTSSRHADFLRSLGVDEVIDYTSTDFAEAVDDVDVVIDPIGGDTLVRSLDVLVPEGVLVRLSSLSDEERQLADERGVRATGMLVEPDGEQLARIAALVDEGVLEPRVQATYRLDEAPDAHRVSEDGHVCGKLVLHVPGPRR; encoded by the coding sequence ATGGCGGAGCTGATGCGAGCGGTCGTGGCCCAGCAGACGGGCGACGCGGACGTCCTGGCCGTCGACGAGGTCGACAAGCCCACCCCCGGACCCGGTGAGGTCCTGATCCGCAACCACGCGGCCGGGATCAACCCGGTGGACTGGAAGACCCGGCGGGGCGGTGGCGTGGCCGGGCAGGTCGGCGAGCCGCCGTGGATCCTGGGGTGGGACGTCGCCGGTGTCGTCGAGGCGGTCGGGCCAGACGTGGCGCAGTTCGCGACCGGCGATGCCGTGTTCGGGATGGTCCGCTTCCCTGAGCTCGGCCGGGCGTACGCCGAGCACGTCGCCGCCCCCGCCGAGCACCTCGCCTCGAAACCCGCCAGCATCAGCGCCGTCGAAGCCGCGGCGCTCCCGCTGGTGGCACTGACCGCGTGGCAGGCGCTGTTCGATCACGCTGGCCTGCAACCGGGTGCGACGGTGCTGATCCACGCCGCTGCCGGGGGCGTCGGCCACGTCGCCGTCCAGCTGGCCAAGTGGAAGGACGCGCGCGTGATCGGGACCTCGTCGCGCCACGCCGACTTCCTGCGGTCGCTGGGGGTCGACGAGGTGATCGACTACACCAGCACGGACTTCGCCGAGGCCGTCGACGACGTCGACGTGGTGATCGACCCGATCGGTGGCGACACCCTGGTCCGTTCGCTCGACGTGCTCGTGCCCGAAGGGGTGCTGGTGCGGTTGTCCAGCCTGAGCGACGAGGAACGGCAACTGGCCGATGAGCGGGGGGTGCGGGCCACCGGCATGCTGGTCGAACCGGACGGCGAGCAGCTGGCCAGGATCGCTGCGCTCGTCGACGAGGGCGTGCTCGAACCACGCGTGCAGGCCACCTACCGCCTGGACGAGGCCCCCGACGCGCACCGGGTCAGCGAGGACGGCCACGTGTGCGGGAAGCTGGTTCTGCACGTGCCCGGACCGCGGCGCTAG